One genomic region from Gossypium hirsutum isolate 1008001.06 chromosome D13, Gossypium_hirsutum_v2.1, whole genome shotgun sequence encodes:
- the LOC107919167 gene encoding LOW QUALITY PROTEIN: equilibrative nucleotide transporter 1-like (The sequence of the model RefSeq protein was modified relative to this genomic sequence to represent the inferred CDS: inserted 1 base in 1 codon), with protein sequence PEDKFNLGYIIYFTLGVGFLLPWNSFITAVDYFSYLYPEASVHRVFAVVYMVVGLACLLVIVFYAHKSKAYMRINVGLGIFVVSLLVVPVMDAVYIKGQVGLYDKFYVTVGLLALAGIGDALVQGGLIGVAGELPERYMQAIIAGSGGSGVLVSILRILTKAVFPQDADGLRKSAYLYFXTSIVFMVICIVLYNVAHKLPIMQYYEELKAEAVKEEKAEKGPMTGPVWRATLWNIVGTVKWYGFGIVLIYVVTLSIFPGYITEDVHSLVLKDWYPVLLITGYNVFDLVGKSLTAVYLLENAKVAISACVVRLLFFPLFISCLHGPQLFRTEFPVSLLTCLLGLTNGYLTSVLMIMAPKSVQIQHAETSGIVMVLFLVVGLASGSVIAWFWVI encoded by the exons CCAGAAGATAAATTCAATTTGGGCTACATCATCTACTTCACTTTGGGCGTTGGCTTTCTCCTCCCATGGAATAGCTTCATCACTGCCGTCGATTACTTTTCCTACCTCTACCCGGAAGCTTCCGTCCACCGTGTTTTCGCCGTCGTTTACATGGTCGTCGGCCTCGCTTGCCTCTTGGTCATTGTATTTTATGCTCACAAGAGTAAAGCTTACATGCGGATCAATGTTGGTTTGGGCATTTTCGTGGTTTCCCTGCTCGTCGTGCCTGTTATGGATGCGGTTTATATTAAGGGTCAGGTCGgattgtatgacaaattctacgTCACGGTCGGTCTTCTCGCTCTGGCGGGTATAGGCGATGCGCTTGTTCAAGGTGGGCTCATTGGAGTGGCTGGGGAATTGCCTGAACGCTACATGCAGGCTATCATTGCGGGATCCGGCGGTTCTG GGGTCCTTGTTTCAATACTAAGGATCCTAACCAAAGCTGTATTTCCACAAGATGCTGATGGCCTGAGAAAGAGTGCCTACCTTTACT TTACTAGCATTGTGTTTATGGTCATATGCATAGTCTTGTACAATGTGGCACACAAACTTCCGATTATGCAGTACTATGAAGAGTTAAAGGCTGAGGCTGTTAAGGAGGAAAAAGCAGAGAAAGGTCCCATGACCGGGCCTGTTTGGAGAGCAACCTTGTGGAATATAGTAGGAACAGTCAAGTGGTATGGATTTGGGATCGTCCTCATATATGTTGTGACTTTATCAATATTTCCAGGATACATCACGGAGGATGTGCACTCATTGGTTCTCAAGGACTGGTATCCGGTCCTCCTTATAACAGGCTACAATGTGTTTGACCTGGTTGGCAAATCGTTGACTGCAGTCTATCTCCTTGAAAATGCAAAGGTTGCTATTTCCGCTTGTGTTGTGAGGTTACTGTTCTTTCCTCTCTTCATAAGTTGCTTGCACGGCCCTCAGCTCTTCCGAACAGAGTTTCCAGTCTCGTTACTGACTTGCCTTCTAGGTCTAACTAATGGCTACTTGACAAGTGTGTTAATGATCATGGCTCCCAAATCTGTCCAGATACAACACGCAGAGACTTCTGGCATCGTTATGGTGTTATTTCTAGTAGTTGGTCTGGCATCAGGATCAGTCATAGCTTGGTTCTGGGTCATCTGA